GCTTACGCATGACTGCGGAAGTAAGCATGCGGGTCCTACTTCTCGCACTACTCGGCCTACGCGGCGCTCCCTTGCTCGCCTGTTAAAATGAGGGGATGGCTCAGGACTCGGCTGGCTGTGCGCTGGAGAGGGCAATCCGATCCTCATCCGCGGGACGGCGGCGAAGACGTGGCTCGGCGAGTGGTGCCGGGAGGCGCCGCCCTGGCGACGTGCGCGCTGCGCGGCACCCCGGCCGAGGGGGCGCTGGCGTTCGAGAACATCAGGTTTCCTCGCTAGGGCATCGTCACGAGGATGAGGCTGGTGATGATGCTCAGGAGGAAGAAGTAGGGCCCGCTGACCAGGCTGTACATCAGCGGGCGCGGCATGTTGGGGTTGATGGCGGTGTTCGCCATGGTCGAGACGAAGTAGCCGAAGCCAACCACCGCCCCGAAGGTGATGGCGTCACCGACCGAGGTGAGGTTCAAGACCTTGATCAGGGTCGCGCTGGTGATCACCGCGATCAGCGTGCAGACGAGCGGCCCCACGATGAAGATGGGCGCGGGCTTCGCCTTCGGGTCGTGCGCCCGGCCGAGAACGGAGGCATAGGCCTTGCCGAACAGCGCGGTGAACCACAGTCCGCCGAGCACGGTGCAGGCGAAGGTCGCGGCCAGGACCGCGAGCCAGTTGATTCGTGTCATTGCATCGGAGATGTTTGTCATTGAGTTCCTAGACTGATTTGGATTTCGCGCGTTTCCGCGCGGTCGTGGCGGGTGGGGGCAACGGGGCCTCGTCGCCCCGTGAGGGGTGATTGCGCAGGGCCGGCAGGAGGACTCCGTCCACCATCGACACGAGGAAGGCCAGGTCGAACGGCTTGCGCTGGACGAGGGCGCGGTAGGCGGCCATCGCCGGAATGATCTGGGAGAGCGTGCCGATGTCGGCGGAGGCCGACACCTCGCCGCGCGCGACGGCTCGCCGCATCAGCGCGGTATGTGCTTCGGCCCACGGCTCCACCATCGCGCTGTTGGCGGTCTCGGCGAGTGCCGGATCTTGTGAGATCAGCGCCGCGAGCGCCGTCATGATCTTGAGCTTGCGTTCGTTTTCCTCGAGCGACTGCGGCTTGAACAGGCCGAGCAGGTCACCGCGGAGCGTGCCCGTGTCGGGGAGCTGCTGGAGATCGACCTGGTTGCGCTTCATGCGCGCGACCGCGTCGATGATGAGCTCGGTCTTCGACGTCCAGCGGCGGTAGATGGTCGCCTTGCCGGCCCCCGCCCGCGCGGACACCAGGTCCATCGTCAGGCCTTCGGCGCCCACCTCGGCGAGGACCTCGAGCGTGGCGTCGAGGATGGCGGCGTCGCGCGAGGGGTCTCGCTTGCGCCCCGACTGCGCTGGCACGGTCTCGACGGGTTCGTCAGGGGACTGAGGCATGTCGTGTATCTCCCTATGCGGATGCCCATGGGTTTCGAAACCATGAGGTTCCGAAAGGCCACGAGGTGTCAACGCGGATCCGGGAGCTCGCCTGTCTTCAGGAGCGTCGTGCGCGCCGCGTCGGCCGTCTGGACCATCCACGCGGGGTACTCGAGCGACAGCGCGCTCGCCGCGTCGAGCGTCTCGAGGTCGTCCTCCGACAGCCGAACCTCCAGCGCCTTCAGGTGCTCCTCTAGCTGGTCGAGTCGTTTGACGCCGAGGATGACACTGGTGACCACCCGCTGCTGGAGAAGCCAGGCGAGCGCGACGGCCACCAGTGACGTGCCGTGTCTCGCCGCGATGCCGTCCATCGCTTCGAGCACCGGCGCGCCCTTCACCTCATCCACCGGGGGAAACGCGATGATCGAGCGCCGCCCGCTCTTCGTGGCGCCCCGGTACTTGCCCGAGAGATAGCCGCCGGCGAGCGGGCTGTACACCAACAGGCCGAGTCGTTCTGTCTGGAGCATGGGCACGATCTCGCGCTCCAGCTCTCGACCGACGAGCGAATAGTAGGCCTGCACCGACTGGAACGGGACCGCGTTGAGCCGCGCCGCGACGCCCAGCGCCTTGGTGACCTGCCACGCGGCCCAGTTGGACACGCCCACGTACCGGACGTGTCCCTGCCGCACGAGGTCGTCGAGCGCGCGGACCGTCTCCTCGACGGGCGTTGCCGGATCCCAGCCATGGAGCTGATAGAGATCGATGTGATCGGTGCCAAGCCTTCGCAGGCTCTTCTTGAGCTGGTCCACGATGTGGTAGCGCGAGGCCCCGCCATCATTCGGTCCCGAGCCCGTCGCGTGCTCGACCTTGGTCGCGATCACCACCTCGTGCCGCGCGATGCCGAGATTCTTGAGCGAGCGGCCGATGCTCTCTTCCGACTGCCCGCCGGCATAGACATTGGCGGTGTCGACGAAGTTGATCCCCGCGTCGAACGCGCGACGCACGATGCGGTCCACGTCGTCCTGCCCGACGTCGCCGGCCCCGGCGTAGCGTCCGCTGCTGGGGCCGAACACCATCGTGCCCAGGCTCAGCTCCGACACGAACAGCCCGCTGTTGCCGAGTACGTTGTAGCGCATGTTCTTCCGTCTCCCTCCCGCGGCTCGGGAAGCAGCGGTCCAATATCGATACCGCCAAGTATCGAAACCGTCAAGTTCCGAAACTCACTGGTTTCGATTTTGGCATGCGCGCTTCCCGGTGACCCGCCGGCGTCGCTGCATGCGCTCCTGCTCTCGCTTCATCGGCTGACCGGGCTGCCCTGGCACGAAGGTGTCCATGGGCTGACATTTCCTGGAAAATAAGCATTAGCTGTTTTTCCGGAGAATGATAATTCCAGGGCTCTCACCCCAGGAGGTACATCTCTGATGCGTATCATTGCTTCAGCAGTCGTCACGAGCGCACTGCTGGTCGTCGGTTGTGGTGGTGGAGAGCTTCCCACGGAGACGGA
Above is a window of Cystobacter fuscus DNA encoding:
- a CDS encoding aldo/keto reductase produces the protein MRYNVLGNSGLFVSELSLGTMVFGPSSGRYAGAGDVGQDDVDRIVRRAFDAGINFVDTANVYAGGQSEESIGRSLKNLGIARHEVVIATKVEHATGSGPNDGGASRYHIVDQLKKSLRRLGTDHIDLYQLHGWDPATPVEETVRALDDLVRQGHVRYVGVSNWAAWQVTKALGVAARLNAVPFQSVQAYYSLVGRELEREIVPMLQTERLGLLVYSPLAGGYLSGKYRGATKSGRRSIIAFPPVDEVKGAPVLEAMDGIAARHGTSLVAVALAWLLQQRVVTSVILGVKRLDQLEEHLKALEVRLSEDDLETLDAASALSLEYPAWMVQTADAARTTLLKTGELPDPR
- a CDS encoding TetR/AcrR family transcriptional regulator, yielding MPQSPDEPVETVPAQSGRKRDPSRDAAILDATLEVLAEVGAEGLTMDLVSARAGAGKATIYRRWTSKTELIIDAVARMKRNQVDLQQLPDTGTLRGDLLGLFKPQSLEENERKLKIMTALAALISQDPALAETANSAMVEPWAEAHTALMRRAVARGEVSASADIGTLSQIIPAMAAYRALVQRKPFDLAFLVSMVDGVLLPALRNHPSRGDEAPLPPPATTARKRAKSKSV
- a CDS encoding DUF1761 domain-containing protein is translated as MTNISDAMTRINWLAVLAATFACTVLGGLWFTALFGKAYASVLGRAHDPKAKPAPIFIVGPLVCTLIAVITSATLIKVLNLTSVGDAITFGAVVGFGYFVSTMANTAINPNMPRPLMYSLVSGPYFFLLSIITSLILVTMP